A stretch of Brassica napus cultivar Da-Ae chromosome C6, Da-Ae, whole genome shotgun sequence DNA encodes these proteins:
- the LOC106426282 gene encoding YTH domain-containing protein ECT3 isoform X2, with protein MATSISPSDQAADLLQNLSIDQETMAKVTDNTGNNKDVYGGNSNNGFSTKKKLGYNNYSAQKGSYGSYYYPQAYQYPRYGYDMTYASGKTTNNTPYLGRSGMDSMYSMYGPYSYMSGYGYDTYGYGTYKYTPNWYAFNNGYKTKGYGLYGKENAEWLNELNRGPRAKGFKTGQPETVKAAPPEDVSLPDSKEYNKEDFSDSYYSNAKLFVIKSYSEDDVHKSIKYNVWSSTPNGNKKLNAAYNEAKDKSCPVFLIFSVNTSGQFVGLAEMVGPVDFNQTVEYWQQDKWVGCFPVKWHIVKDIPNSSLRHITLENNENKPVTNSRDTQEVKVEQGVKVIKIFKEHESKTCILDDFVFYESREKIIKEGKKKHQEYKKQQALAASDKKATPKDEPKETKETSSMIPEVVEEISQNGVAEVASAC; from the exons ATGGCTACTTCCATTTCTCCTTCCGATC AAGCTGCAGATTTGCTGCAGAATCTGTCAATTGATCAAGAAACCATGGCCAAAGTCACTGACAACACTGGGAATAATAAG GATGTGTATGGCGGAAACAGTAACAACGGCTTCTCAACCAAGAAGAAACTTGGTTACAACAACTACTCTGCTCAAAAAGGCTCTTATGGTAGCTACTACTATCCTCAAGCGTATCAGTACCCGAGATATGGTTATGACATGACGTATGCTTCTGGAAAGACCACCAACAACACTCCCTACCTG GGACGATCTGGCATGGACAGCATGTACTCAATGTATGGACCTTACAGTTACATGAGTGGATATGGATATGACACTTATGGTTATGGCACTTACAAGTATACTCCAAACTGGTACGCGTTCAACAATGGATACAAGACAAAGGGTTACGGGCTCTATGGCAAAGAGAATGCCGAGTGGTTAAACGAGCTGAACAGAGGTCCCAGAGCCAAGGGCTTCAAGACCGGGCAGCCTGAGACTGTTAAAGCAGCGCCGCCGGAAGATGTGTCTCTTCCAGATTCAAAGGAGTACAACAAGGAAGATTTCTCTGATAGCTACTACTCCAATGCGAAGCTCTTTGTGATCAAATCGTACAGTGAAGATGATGTTCACAAAAGCATCAAGTATAATGTGTGGTCCAGCACTCCCAATGGTAACAAGAAGCTTAACGCTGCTTATAATGAAGCTAAAGACAAGTCATGCCCTGTTTTTCTCATCTTCTCT GTAAACACAAGTGGGCAGTTTGTTGGATTAGCGGAGATGGTGGGACCAGTTGATTTCAACCAGACTGTGGAGTACTGGCAGCAGGACAAGTGGGTTGGTTGCTTCCCTGTTAAGTGGCACATCGTTAAAGACATCCCTAATAGTTCCTTGAGGCATATCACTCTCGAGAATAATGAGAACAAGCCTGTTACTAATAGCCGTGATACACAAGAG GTAAAGGTAGAGCAAGGGGTCAAAGTAATCAAGATTTTCAAGGAACATGAGAGCAAGACATGCATACTCGATGATTTTGTCTTCTATGAGAGTCGTGAAAAGATAATCAAAGAGGGGAAAAAGAAGCACCAGGAGTATAAGAAAcag CAGGCTTTGGCTGCCAGTGACAAAAAAGCCACACCAAAAGACGAGCCTAAGGAAACCAAAGAGACTAGTAGTATGATACCAGAAGTAGTTGAAGAGATATCACAAAACGGCGTTGCAGAAGTTGCTAGCGCATG
- the LOC106426282 gene encoding YTH domain-containing protein ECT3 isoform X1, whose translation MATSISPSDQAADLLQNLSIDQETMAKVTDNTGNNKQDVYGGNSNNGFSTKKKLGYNNYSAQKGSYGSYYYPQAYQYPRYGYDMTYASGKTTNNTPYLGRSGMDSMYSMYGPYSYMSGYGYDTYGYGTYKYTPNWYAFNNGYKTKGYGLYGKENAEWLNELNRGPRAKGFKTGQPETVKAAPPEDVSLPDSKEYNKEDFSDSYYSNAKLFVIKSYSEDDVHKSIKYNVWSSTPNGNKKLNAAYNEAKDKSCPVFLIFSVNTSGQFVGLAEMVGPVDFNQTVEYWQQDKWVGCFPVKWHIVKDIPNSSLRHITLENNENKPVTNSRDTQEVKVEQGVKVIKIFKEHESKTCILDDFVFYESREKIIKEGKKKHQEYKKQQALAASDKKATPKDEPKETKETSSMIPEVVEEISQNGVAEVASAC comes from the exons ATGGCTACTTCCATTTCTCCTTCCGATC AAGCTGCAGATTTGCTGCAGAATCTGTCAATTGATCAAGAAACCATGGCCAAAGTCACTGACAACACTGGGAATAATAAG CAGGATGTGTATGGCGGAAACAGTAACAACGGCTTCTCAACCAAGAAGAAACTTGGTTACAACAACTACTCTGCTCAAAAAGGCTCTTATGGTAGCTACTACTATCCTCAAGCGTATCAGTACCCGAGATATGGTTATGACATGACGTATGCTTCTGGAAAGACCACCAACAACACTCCCTACCTG GGACGATCTGGCATGGACAGCATGTACTCAATGTATGGACCTTACAGTTACATGAGTGGATATGGATATGACACTTATGGTTATGGCACTTACAAGTATACTCCAAACTGGTACGCGTTCAACAATGGATACAAGACAAAGGGTTACGGGCTCTATGGCAAAGAGAATGCCGAGTGGTTAAACGAGCTGAACAGAGGTCCCAGAGCCAAGGGCTTCAAGACCGGGCAGCCTGAGACTGTTAAAGCAGCGCCGCCGGAAGATGTGTCTCTTCCAGATTCAAAGGAGTACAACAAGGAAGATTTCTCTGATAGCTACTACTCCAATGCGAAGCTCTTTGTGATCAAATCGTACAGTGAAGATGATGTTCACAAAAGCATCAAGTATAATGTGTGGTCCAGCACTCCCAATGGTAACAAGAAGCTTAACGCTGCTTATAATGAAGCTAAAGACAAGTCATGCCCTGTTTTTCTCATCTTCTCT GTAAACACAAGTGGGCAGTTTGTTGGATTAGCGGAGATGGTGGGACCAGTTGATTTCAACCAGACTGTGGAGTACTGGCAGCAGGACAAGTGGGTTGGTTGCTTCCCTGTTAAGTGGCACATCGTTAAAGACATCCCTAATAGTTCCTTGAGGCATATCACTCTCGAGAATAATGAGAACAAGCCTGTTACTAATAGCCGTGATACACAAGAG GTAAAGGTAGAGCAAGGGGTCAAAGTAATCAAGATTTTCAAGGAACATGAGAGCAAGACATGCATACTCGATGATTTTGTCTTCTATGAGAGTCGTGAAAAGATAATCAAAGAGGGGAAAAAGAAGCACCAGGAGTATAAGAAAcag CAGGCTTTGGCTGCCAGTGACAAAAAAGCCACACCAAAAGACGAGCCTAAGGAAACCAAAGAGACTAGTAGTATGATACCAGAAGTAGTTGAAGAGATATCACAAAACGGCGTTGCAGAAGTTGCTAGCGCATG
- the LOC106426282 gene encoding YTH domain-containing protein ECT3 isoform X3 — translation MATSISPSDQAADLLQNLSIDQETMAKVTDNTGNNKQDVYGGNSNNGFSTKKKLGYNNYSAQKGSYGSYYYPQAYQYPRYGYDMTYASGKTTNNTPYLGRSGMDSMYSMYGPYSYMSGYGYDTYGYGTYKYTPNWYAFNNGYKTKGYGLYGKENAEWLNELNRGPRAKGFKTGQPETVKAAPPEDVSLPDSKEYNKEDFSDSYYSNAKLFVIKSYSEDDVHKSIKYNVWSSTPNGNKKLNAAYNEAKDKSCPVFLIFSVNTSGQFVGLAEMVGPVDFNQTVEYWQQDKWVGCFPVKWHIVKDIPNSSLRHITLENNENKPVTNSRDTQEVKVEQGVKVIKIFKEHESKTCILDDFVFYESREKIIKEGKKKHQEYKKQALAASDKKATPKDEPKETKETSSMIPEVVEEISQNGVAEVASAC, via the exons ATGGCTACTTCCATTTCTCCTTCCGATC AAGCTGCAGATTTGCTGCAGAATCTGTCAATTGATCAAGAAACCATGGCCAAAGTCACTGACAACACTGGGAATAATAAG CAGGATGTGTATGGCGGAAACAGTAACAACGGCTTCTCAACCAAGAAGAAACTTGGTTACAACAACTACTCTGCTCAAAAAGGCTCTTATGGTAGCTACTACTATCCTCAAGCGTATCAGTACCCGAGATATGGTTATGACATGACGTATGCTTCTGGAAAGACCACCAACAACACTCCCTACCTG GGACGATCTGGCATGGACAGCATGTACTCAATGTATGGACCTTACAGTTACATGAGTGGATATGGATATGACACTTATGGTTATGGCACTTACAAGTATACTCCAAACTGGTACGCGTTCAACAATGGATACAAGACAAAGGGTTACGGGCTCTATGGCAAAGAGAATGCCGAGTGGTTAAACGAGCTGAACAGAGGTCCCAGAGCCAAGGGCTTCAAGACCGGGCAGCCTGAGACTGTTAAAGCAGCGCCGCCGGAAGATGTGTCTCTTCCAGATTCAAAGGAGTACAACAAGGAAGATTTCTCTGATAGCTACTACTCCAATGCGAAGCTCTTTGTGATCAAATCGTACAGTGAAGATGATGTTCACAAAAGCATCAAGTATAATGTGTGGTCCAGCACTCCCAATGGTAACAAGAAGCTTAACGCTGCTTATAATGAAGCTAAAGACAAGTCATGCCCTGTTTTTCTCATCTTCTCT GTAAACACAAGTGGGCAGTTTGTTGGATTAGCGGAGATGGTGGGACCAGTTGATTTCAACCAGACTGTGGAGTACTGGCAGCAGGACAAGTGGGTTGGTTGCTTCCCTGTTAAGTGGCACATCGTTAAAGACATCCCTAATAGTTCCTTGAGGCATATCACTCTCGAGAATAATGAGAACAAGCCTGTTACTAATAGCCGTGATACACAAGAG GTAAAGGTAGAGCAAGGGGTCAAAGTAATCAAGATTTTCAAGGAACATGAGAGCAAGACATGCATACTCGATGATTTTGTCTTCTATGAGAGTCGTGAAAAGATAATCAAAGAGGGGAAAAAGAAGCACCAGGAGTATAAGAAAcag GCTTTGGCTGCCAGTGACAAAAAAGCCACACCAAAAGACGAGCCTAAGGAAACCAAAGAGACTAGTAGTATGATACCAGAAGTAGTTGAAGAGATATCACAAAACGGCGTTGCAGAAGTTGCTAGCGCATG
- the LOC106426282 gene encoding YTH domain-containing protein ECT3 isoform X4: MATSISPSDQAADLLQNLSIDQETMAKVTDNTGNNKDVYGGNSNNGFSTKKKLGYNNYSAQKGSYGSYYYPQAYQYPRYGYDMTYASGKTTNNTPYLGRSGMDSMYSMYGPYSYMSGYGYDTYGYGTYKYTPNWYAFNNGYKTKGYGLYGKENAEWLNELNRGPRAKGFKTGQPETVKAAPPEDVSLPDSKEYNKEDFSDSYYSNAKLFVIKSYSEDDVHKSIKYNVWSSTPNGNKKLNAAYNEAKDKSCPVFLIFSVNTSGQFVGLAEMVGPVDFNQTVEYWQQDKWVGCFPVKWHIVKDIPNSSLRHITLENNENKPVTNSRDTQEVKVEQGVKVIKIFKEHESKTCILDDFVFYESREKIIKEGKKKHQEYKKQALAASDKKATPKDEPKETKETSSMIPEVVEEISQNGVAEVASAC, from the exons ATGGCTACTTCCATTTCTCCTTCCGATC AAGCTGCAGATTTGCTGCAGAATCTGTCAATTGATCAAGAAACCATGGCCAAAGTCACTGACAACACTGGGAATAATAAG GATGTGTATGGCGGAAACAGTAACAACGGCTTCTCAACCAAGAAGAAACTTGGTTACAACAACTACTCTGCTCAAAAAGGCTCTTATGGTAGCTACTACTATCCTCAAGCGTATCAGTACCCGAGATATGGTTATGACATGACGTATGCTTCTGGAAAGACCACCAACAACACTCCCTACCTG GGACGATCTGGCATGGACAGCATGTACTCAATGTATGGACCTTACAGTTACATGAGTGGATATGGATATGACACTTATGGTTATGGCACTTACAAGTATACTCCAAACTGGTACGCGTTCAACAATGGATACAAGACAAAGGGTTACGGGCTCTATGGCAAAGAGAATGCCGAGTGGTTAAACGAGCTGAACAGAGGTCCCAGAGCCAAGGGCTTCAAGACCGGGCAGCCTGAGACTGTTAAAGCAGCGCCGCCGGAAGATGTGTCTCTTCCAGATTCAAAGGAGTACAACAAGGAAGATTTCTCTGATAGCTACTACTCCAATGCGAAGCTCTTTGTGATCAAATCGTACAGTGAAGATGATGTTCACAAAAGCATCAAGTATAATGTGTGGTCCAGCACTCCCAATGGTAACAAGAAGCTTAACGCTGCTTATAATGAAGCTAAAGACAAGTCATGCCCTGTTTTTCTCATCTTCTCT GTAAACACAAGTGGGCAGTTTGTTGGATTAGCGGAGATGGTGGGACCAGTTGATTTCAACCAGACTGTGGAGTACTGGCAGCAGGACAAGTGGGTTGGTTGCTTCCCTGTTAAGTGGCACATCGTTAAAGACATCCCTAATAGTTCCTTGAGGCATATCACTCTCGAGAATAATGAGAACAAGCCTGTTACTAATAGCCGTGATACACAAGAG GTAAAGGTAGAGCAAGGGGTCAAAGTAATCAAGATTTTCAAGGAACATGAGAGCAAGACATGCATACTCGATGATTTTGTCTTCTATGAGAGTCGTGAAAAGATAATCAAAGAGGGGAAAAAGAAGCACCAGGAGTATAAGAAAcag GCTTTGGCTGCCAGTGACAAAAAAGCCACACCAAAAGACGAGCCTAAGGAAACCAAAGAGACTAGTAGTATGATACCAGAAGTAGTTGAAGAGATATCACAAAACGGCGTTGCAGAAGTTGCTAGCGCATG
- the LOC106426282 gene encoding YTH domain-containing protein ECT3 isoform X5 produces the protein MAKVTDNTGNNKQDVYGGNSNNGFSTKKKLGYNNYSAQKGSYGSYYYPQAYQYPRYGYDMTYASGKTTNNTPYLGRSGMDSMYSMYGPYSYMSGYGYDTYGYGTYKYTPNWYAFNNGYKTKGYGLYGKENAEWLNELNRGPRAKGFKTGQPETVKAAPPEDVSLPDSKEYNKEDFSDSYYSNAKLFVIKSYSEDDVHKSIKYNVWSSTPNGNKKLNAAYNEAKDKSCPVFLIFSVNTSGQFVGLAEMVGPVDFNQTVEYWQQDKWVGCFPVKWHIVKDIPNSSLRHITLENNENKPVTNSRDTQEVKVEQGVKVIKIFKEHESKTCILDDFVFYESREKIIKEGKKKHQEYKKQQALAASDKKATPKDEPKETKETSSMIPEVVEEISQNGVAEVASAC, from the exons ATGGCCAAAGTCACTGACAACACTGGGAATAATAAG CAGGATGTGTATGGCGGAAACAGTAACAACGGCTTCTCAACCAAGAAGAAACTTGGTTACAACAACTACTCTGCTCAAAAAGGCTCTTATGGTAGCTACTACTATCCTCAAGCGTATCAGTACCCGAGATATGGTTATGACATGACGTATGCTTCTGGAAAGACCACCAACAACACTCCCTACCTG GGACGATCTGGCATGGACAGCATGTACTCAATGTATGGACCTTACAGTTACATGAGTGGATATGGATATGACACTTATGGTTATGGCACTTACAAGTATACTCCAAACTGGTACGCGTTCAACAATGGATACAAGACAAAGGGTTACGGGCTCTATGGCAAAGAGAATGCCGAGTGGTTAAACGAGCTGAACAGAGGTCCCAGAGCCAAGGGCTTCAAGACCGGGCAGCCTGAGACTGTTAAAGCAGCGCCGCCGGAAGATGTGTCTCTTCCAGATTCAAAGGAGTACAACAAGGAAGATTTCTCTGATAGCTACTACTCCAATGCGAAGCTCTTTGTGATCAAATCGTACAGTGAAGATGATGTTCACAAAAGCATCAAGTATAATGTGTGGTCCAGCACTCCCAATGGTAACAAGAAGCTTAACGCTGCTTATAATGAAGCTAAAGACAAGTCATGCCCTGTTTTTCTCATCTTCTCT GTAAACACAAGTGGGCAGTTTGTTGGATTAGCGGAGATGGTGGGACCAGTTGATTTCAACCAGACTGTGGAGTACTGGCAGCAGGACAAGTGGGTTGGTTGCTTCCCTGTTAAGTGGCACATCGTTAAAGACATCCCTAATAGTTCCTTGAGGCATATCACTCTCGAGAATAATGAGAACAAGCCTGTTACTAATAGCCGTGATACACAAGAG GTAAAGGTAGAGCAAGGGGTCAAAGTAATCAAGATTTTCAAGGAACATGAGAGCAAGACATGCATACTCGATGATTTTGTCTTCTATGAGAGTCGTGAAAAGATAATCAAAGAGGGGAAAAAGAAGCACCAGGAGTATAAGAAAcag CAGGCTTTGGCTGCCAGTGACAAAAAAGCCACACCAAAAGACGAGCCTAAGGAAACCAAAGAGACTAGTAGTATGATACCAGAAGTAGTTGAAGAGATATCACAAAACGGCGTTGCAGAAGTTGCTAGCGCATG
- the LOC106426282 gene encoding YTH domain-containing protein ECT3 isoform X6 — translation MAKVTDNTGNNKDVYGGNSNNGFSTKKKLGYNNYSAQKGSYGSYYYPQAYQYPRYGYDMTYASGKTTNNTPYLGRSGMDSMYSMYGPYSYMSGYGYDTYGYGTYKYTPNWYAFNNGYKTKGYGLYGKENAEWLNELNRGPRAKGFKTGQPETVKAAPPEDVSLPDSKEYNKEDFSDSYYSNAKLFVIKSYSEDDVHKSIKYNVWSSTPNGNKKLNAAYNEAKDKSCPVFLIFSVNTSGQFVGLAEMVGPVDFNQTVEYWQQDKWVGCFPVKWHIVKDIPNSSLRHITLENNENKPVTNSRDTQEVKVEQGVKVIKIFKEHESKTCILDDFVFYESREKIIKEGKKKHQEYKKQQALAASDKKATPKDEPKETKETSSMIPEVVEEISQNGVAEVASAC, via the exons ATGGCCAAAGTCACTGACAACACTGGGAATAATAAG GATGTGTATGGCGGAAACAGTAACAACGGCTTCTCAACCAAGAAGAAACTTGGTTACAACAACTACTCTGCTCAAAAAGGCTCTTATGGTAGCTACTACTATCCTCAAGCGTATCAGTACCCGAGATATGGTTATGACATGACGTATGCTTCTGGAAAGACCACCAACAACACTCCCTACCTG GGACGATCTGGCATGGACAGCATGTACTCAATGTATGGACCTTACAGTTACATGAGTGGATATGGATATGACACTTATGGTTATGGCACTTACAAGTATACTCCAAACTGGTACGCGTTCAACAATGGATACAAGACAAAGGGTTACGGGCTCTATGGCAAAGAGAATGCCGAGTGGTTAAACGAGCTGAACAGAGGTCCCAGAGCCAAGGGCTTCAAGACCGGGCAGCCTGAGACTGTTAAAGCAGCGCCGCCGGAAGATGTGTCTCTTCCAGATTCAAAGGAGTACAACAAGGAAGATTTCTCTGATAGCTACTACTCCAATGCGAAGCTCTTTGTGATCAAATCGTACAGTGAAGATGATGTTCACAAAAGCATCAAGTATAATGTGTGGTCCAGCACTCCCAATGGTAACAAGAAGCTTAACGCTGCTTATAATGAAGCTAAAGACAAGTCATGCCCTGTTTTTCTCATCTTCTCT GTAAACACAAGTGGGCAGTTTGTTGGATTAGCGGAGATGGTGGGACCAGTTGATTTCAACCAGACTGTGGAGTACTGGCAGCAGGACAAGTGGGTTGGTTGCTTCCCTGTTAAGTGGCACATCGTTAAAGACATCCCTAATAGTTCCTTGAGGCATATCACTCTCGAGAATAATGAGAACAAGCCTGTTACTAATAGCCGTGATACACAAGAG GTAAAGGTAGAGCAAGGGGTCAAAGTAATCAAGATTTTCAAGGAACATGAGAGCAAGACATGCATACTCGATGATTTTGTCTTCTATGAGAGTCGTGAAAAGATAATCAAAGAGGGGAAAAAGAAGCACCAGGAGTATAAGAAAcag CAGGCTTTGGCTGCCAGTGACAAAAAAGCCACACCAAAAGACGAGCCTAAGGAAACCAAAGAGACTAGTAGTATGATACCAGAAGTAGTTGAAGAGATATCACAAAACGGCGTTGCAGAAGTTGCTAGCGCATG